Proteins found in one Pyxidicoccus trucidator genomic segment:
- a CDS encoding ATP-binding protein, whose translation MRFGGDLARLRSGLMLRIALLLSLFLLFLGVSQGLMAEVARTRRADAATLNVAGSLRMLAERYTRETNLALVGLSQRDWPLLMEERAEAQLTARQFHESVRALLAGGTVELGGLQVAIPAVRDPDILGALRTLDEDFRELEHAGVLALRAERSELTDNPHIDSIQQKSDELVEQTDRYVARLQRRSDQTMGRLRWLQGGTLLAGLGLFAVLLLFVYRRVVLPLDASVRAVQRSEEMHRALFEGALVGLWQVSGGRFVRVNRLAAGLFGKTEPAGLEGRTLDDVLGAAATPFRAQLAGGGTVREHELELSDGKGGCRWLAFSASQSSDRDLIEGTVVDITPRRRAEQALRKTQARLLEAAHRAGQLQIVSSLVEYSQALIFVKDSQGRFLSINRRLAEVIGAREREELLGRTDAELFPAEVAQRLRESDREVLEADAARESEDIFPGPDGPHTYLVQRFPLRDATGAVHAVCGIATDITERKRAEEFLQLLSDTSRRLASSLDFEVTLDTVAHLLVPTLARTCVLLVQEAGNGEPAHWREVFADADAERERRMRARGLGVSPEQLERWLQAARDGRGACTPVRGSPPEAPPSWVTPLRVRGEVLGLYVLYPEPGRLTYSAAELALIEEVSQRGGLAIDAARLYRRSREATQAREEFLSIASHELKTPLTSLKLHLQSVEREAMRSRPGPESARITRLLHLADRQLNRLREHIDNLLDVSRILTGRMELNFGDVELSEVVGDVFAGLDEELTRSRIPIRFEHDGPIHARWDRPRIEQVVANLVGNAIKYGEQKPVRVSARAQEDRVWLRVQDHGPGIAPKDRERIFQVFERAVRGTNISGFGLGLYVTRQIVQAHGGSIQVEETPGGGTTFVVELPVDPESPTAPAGGLRQPGLGSGGESHAMC comes from the coding sequence ATGCGGTTCGGGGGAGACCTGGCGCGGCTGCGGTCCGGATTGATGCTGCGGATCGCCCTGCTGCTCTCCCTGTTCCTGCTCTTCCTGGGCGTGTCGCAGGGGCTCATGGCCGAGGTGGCCCGGACCCGGCGCGCGGATGCCGCCACGCTCAACGTCGCGGGCTCGCTCCGGATGCTGGCCGAGCGCTACACCCGTGAGACGAACCTGGCCCTGGTGGGGCTGTCCCAAAGGGATTGGCCGCTCCTCATGGAGGAACGCGCAGAGGCGCAGCTGACCGCCCGGCAGTTCCACGAGAGCGTGCGGGCCCTGCTCGCGGGTGGCACCGTGGAGCTGGGAGGACTCCAGGTCGCCATTCCCGCGGTGCGGGACCCGGACATCCTGGGCGCGCTGAGGACGCTCGATGAGGACTTCCGCGAGCTGGAGCACGCGGGCGTCCTGGCGCTCCGCGCCGAGCGCAGCGAGCTGACGGACAACCCGCACATCGACAGCATCCAGCAGAAGTCGGACGAGCTCGTCGAGCAGACCGACCGGTATGTGGCCCGGCTCCAGCGACGGAGCGACCAGACGATGGGGCGGCTGCGGTGGTTGCAAGGGGGAACGCTCCTGGCGGGCCTGGGCCTGTTCGCCGTGCTCCTGCTGTTCGTGTACCGCCGCGTCGTGCTGCCGCTCGACGCGTCGGTGCGGGCCGTCCAGCGGAGCGAGGAGATGCACCGGGCCCTGTTCGAAGGTGCGCTCGTGGGGCTGTGGCAGGTGTCCGGCGGCCGCTTCGTCCGCGTCAACCGGCTGGCGGCGGGCCTGTTCGGGAAGACGGAGCCGGCCGGGCTCGAAGGCCGTACCCTGGATGACGTGCTCGGAGCCGCGGCGACGCCGTTCCGCGCGCAGCTCGCCGGAGGGGGCACGGTCCGGGAGCATGAGCTCGAGCTCTCCGACGGGAAGGGAGGATGCCGCTGGCTGGCGTTCTCGGCGTCCCAGAGCTCGGACCGAGACCTCATCGAAGGCACGGTGGTCGACATCACCCCCCGGAGACGGGCCGAGCAGGCGCTTCGGAAGACCCAGGCACGGCTGCTCGAGGCGGCACACCGCGCGGGACAGCTTCAAATCGTCAGCTCGCTCGTCGAGTACTCACAGGCCCTCATCTTCGTGAAGGACTCGCAGGGGCGGTTCCTCAGCATCAATCGCCGGCTCGCGGAGGTCATCGGCGCTCGCGAGAGGGAGGAGCTGCTCGGGCGGACCGACGCGGAGCTCTTCCCGGCGGAGGTGGCGCAGCGCTTGCGGGAGTCGGACCGCGAGGTGCTCGAGGCGGACGCCGCCCGCGAGTCCGAGGACATCTTCCCGGGGCCTGATGGGCCTCATACCTACCTGGTGCAGAGGTTCCCGCTGAGGGACGCGACCGGGGCCGTCCACGCGGTGTGCGGCATCGCCACCGACATCACCGAGCGCAAGCGGGCCGAGGAGTTCCTGCAACTGCTGTCGGACACCAGCCGCCGGCTGGCCTCCTCCCTGGACTTCGAGGTGACGCTCGACACGGTGGCGCACCTGCTGGTCCCCACGCTGGCGAGGACCTGCGTGCTCCTGGTGCAGGAGGCCGGGAACGGCGAGCCCGCCCACTGGCGGGAGGTGTTCGCCGACGCCGATGCGGAACGGGAGCGGCGCATGCGGGCGCGGGGGCTGGGAGTCTCGCCGGAGCAGCTCGAACGCTGGCTCCAGGCCGCGCGTGACGGACGCGGCGCGTGCACCCCCGTCCGGGGGTCCCCGCCCGAGGCCCCTCCCTCCTGGGTGACGCCGCTGCGGGTCCGGGGTGAGGTGCTGGGCCTGTATGTGCTCTACCCCGAACCGGGGCGCCTGACGTACTCCGCGGCGGAGCTGGCGCTCATCGAGGAGGTCTCCCAGCGCGGGGGACTGGCCATCGACGCGGCGAGGCTGTACCGCCGCTCACGCGAGGCGACGCAGGCGCGGGAGGAGTTCCTCTCCATCGCCTCCCACGAGCTGAAGACTCCGCTCACCTCACTCAAGCTGCACCTGCAGTCCGTCGAGCGGGAGGCGATGCGCTCCAGGCCAGGGCCCGAGTCCGCGCGAATCACCCGGCTGCTCCACCTGGCGGACCGCCAGCTCAACCGGCTGAGGGAGCACATCGACAACCTGCTCGACGTGTCGCGCATCCTCACCGGGCGGATGGAGCTGAACTTCGGGGACGTGGAGCTGTCAGAAGTGGTGGGTGACGTGTTCGCGGGGCTCGACGAGGAGCTCACCCGGAGCCGCATCCCCATCCGGTTCGAGCACGACGGGCCCATCCACGCGCGGTGGGACCGCCCCCGCATCGAGCAGGTGGTGGCGAACCTGGTGGGCAACGCCATCAAGTATGGCGAGCAGAAGCCGGTGCGGGTGTCCGCGCGGGCCCAGGAGGACCGGGTGTGGCTGAGGGTGCAGGACCATGGGCCGGGCATCGCCCCGAAGGACCGGGAGCGCATCTTCCAGGTCTTCGAGCGGGCGGTGCGGGGGACGAACATCTCCGGCTTCGGCCTGGGGCTCTATGTGACGCGGCAGATAGTCCAGGCGCACGGGGGCTCCATCCAGGTGGAGGAGACACCGGGAGGAGGCACCACCTTCGTCGTCGAGCTGCCGGTCGACCCGGAGTCGCCGACGGCGCCGGCGGGCGGGTTGCGCCAGCCGGGCCTGGGCTCCGGAGGTGAGAGCCACGCGATGTGCTGA
- a CDS encoding MopE-related protein: MKRQCLEVPRSRLTWCTAVLLLASLGCGGPEPVPGSEEAPATTRQGLAAVRVPQTVAAGAYHSLFLRKDGEVWAWGQNTAGQLGTGNTSTTPLPQPSRVNGLPPIKALAAGVAHSLALDVDGNVWVWGQNASGQVGLGIAGGTVLVPTKVTLPGIQAIAANGSFSLALGTDGRLWAWGQNTSGQIGTGATSPSVATPVVVAGLPTIRSMAAGLNHALALDADGKVWGWGQNTAGQVGTGATSTNVLVPTQAAGLPRATAIAAGGSHSLVIDEQFGNVWAWGQNTFGQVGTGSTSTTPVLAPTAVTGLFAVKAISAGHFFSLAIMGDGFVKAWGHNVSGQLGNGGTVNSAVPVSVTGVADAKALAAGAQHAVALRPGCPVWAWGNNGQGQLGTGSTSTVATTAPVSALITNTFYFDGDMDGFGDEYVVEYACEPSPGFVEEIDCDDYMPTTYPGAPEECNGVDDSCDEAVDEGNPRGGETCATGKPGVCGAGTTACVAGNVACEQVQAASAEQCDSLDNDCDGESDEGNPGGLQACSTGLQGVCGEGVTYCTHGAIDCVQKEDASAELCDSKDNDCNGQPDDGLSFVAWYRDQDGDDYGLTDQAVQACAKPSGHAPNPGDCNDTNAVFNPGAIEVCDGMDNDCDTQADEGLPTQAWYRDADGDGTGNAGETVQNCRQPAGFVADATDCNDASAAIKPGGTEVCDALDNDCDAQVDEGLMGAWYRDADGDGFGDAAQETQACAKPTGYVASSSDCNDSNAAIKPGATEVCDSVDNNCSGAVDEGVAILTWYRDADGDTYGTSTNTLQTCSQPSGYVAAAGDCNDASASIKPGATEVCDSADNNCNGSTDEGVGSTFYRDADGDGHGNAGLPTQACSQPSGYVSNTTDCNDSSASIKPGATEVCDSADNNCNGTVDEGVGSTWYRDADGDGYGNASQSSNACSQPSGYVSNVGDCNDSSASIKPGATEVCDGVDNNCSGTADEGVGSTFYRDADSDGYGTASQSTQACSQPAGYVSSSSDCNDSNAGIRPGASETCDGADNNCNGTVDEGVKSTWFRDADSDGYGNLNQSTQACSKPSGYVSNAGDCNDSSGSISPSAWEVCDGSDNDCNGSVDDGVGSTWYRDVDGDGYGNSNNTREACSRPSGYVSNDGDCNDSSSSTRPGATELCDSIDNNCNGMGDEPAKQTYYRDADGDSYGTSSVSTQQCSQPSGYVSNTSDCNDSNAGIRPGATEVCDSADNNCNGSVDEGVGSTWYQDKDGDGYGSPQWLLACSRPSGFVSNASDCDDSNGGLHPGATEVCDGIDNNCSGAADEGSVCSCSPGETRCNGTCINTTDDFNNCGGCGVRCPNYKFECIDSVCEYM; the protein is encoded by the coding sequence TTGAAACGACAATGTCTGGAAGTGCCGCGCAGCCGCCTGACGTGGTGTACCGCCGTCCTCCTCCTGGCCTCCCTGGGCTGTGGCGGGCCGGAGCCGGTGCCTGGCAGCGAGGAAGCTCCCGCCACGACGCGCCAGGGATTGGCCGCCGTGCGGGTGCCTCAGACGGTGGCCGCGGGCGCCTATCACTCGCTGTTCCTGCGCAAGGACGGTGAGGTCTGGGCCTGGGGTCAGAACACGGCCGGGCAGCTCGGCACGGGGAACACCAGCACCACGCCCCTGCCCCAGCCCTCGCGGGTGAACGGGCTGCCGCCCATCAAGGCCCTGGCGGCGGGTGTCGCCCACTCGCTGGCGCTGGATGTGGACGGCAACGTGTGGGTGTGGGGGCAGAACGCCTCCGGGCAGGTGGGCCTCGGTATCGCCGGGGGTACGGTGCTGGTGCCGACGAAGGTGACGCTGCCCGGCATCCAGGCCATCGCGGCCAACGGCAGCTTCTCGCTCGCGCTGGGGACGGATGGCCGGCTGTGGGCCTGGGGCCAGAATACGTCCGGCCAGATTGGCACGGGCGCCACCAGCCCCTCGGTGGCCACGCCCGTGGTGGTGGCGGGCCTGCCCACCATCCGGTCCATGGCCGCCGGCCTGAACCACGCGCTGGCGCTGGATGCGGACGGCAAGGTGTGGGGCTGGGGGCAGAACACGGCCGGGCAGGTGGGCACCGGAGCCACCAGCACCAACGTCCTGGTGCCGACGCAGGCGGCGGGGCTGCCGCGCGCCACGGCCATTGCCGCGGGCGGGAGCCACTCCCTCGTCATTGACGAGCAGTTCGGCAACGTGTGGGCCTGGGGTCAGAACACCTTCGGCCAGGTGGGCACCGGCAGCACCAGCACCACGCCGGTGCTGGCGCCCACGGCAGTCACTGGCCTGTTCGCCGTCAAGGCCATCTCCGCGGGCCACTTCTTCTCCCTCGCCATCATGGGTGACGGCTTCGTGAAGGCCTGGGGCCACAACGTCTCCGGTCAGCTCGGCAACGGCGGCACGGTGAACAGCGCCGTGCCGGTGAGCGTGACGGGAGTGGCGGATGCGAAGGCCCTGGCGGCCGGCGCCCAGCACGCGGTGGCGCTGCGGCCGGGGTGCCCGGTGTGGGCCTGGGGCAACAACGGCCAGGGACAGCTCGGTACGGGCAGCACCTCGACGGTGGCGACGACCGCCCCCGTGTCGGCCCTGATCACCAACACGTTCTACTTCGACGGTGACATGGACGGGTTCGGGGACGAGTACGTCGTCGAGTACGCGTGTGAGCCCTCCCCTGGCTTCGTGGAGGAAATCGACTGCGACGACTACATGCCGACCACCTACCCGGGGGCTCCGGAGGAGTGCAACGGCGTGGATGACAGCTGTGATGAAGCCGTGGACGAGGGCAACCCGCGCGGCGGCGAGACCTGCGCGACGGGGAAGCCGGGCGTGTGCGGCGCGGGGACGACCGCCTGCGTCGCCGGCAACGTGGCCTGCGAGCAGGTCCAGGCCGCGTCCGCCGAGCAGTGCGACAGCCTGGACAACGACTGTGACGGCGAGTCTGACGAAGGCAACCCGGGTGGACTGCAGGCGTGCTCCACGGGGCTGCAAGGCGTGTGCGGCGAGGGCGTGACGTACTGCACCCACGGCGCCATCGACTGCGTGCAGAAGGAGGATGCCTCGGCCGAGCTCTGCGACAGCAAGGACAACGACTGCAACGGGCAGCCGGACGACGGCCTGTCCTTCGTGGCGTGGTACCGCGACCAGGACGGCGACGACTACGGCCTGACGGACCAGGCGGTGCAGGCCTGCGCGAAGCCCTCGGGCCACGCGCCGAACCCGGGCGACTGCAATGACACCAACGCAGTCTTCAACCCTGGCGCCATCGAGGTGTGCGACGGCATGGACAACGACTGCGATACGCAGGCCGACGAAGGGCTGCCCACCCAGGCCTGGTACCGCGACGCGGATGGCGACGGCACCGGCAACGCGGGCGAGACCGTGCAGAACTGCCGTCAGCCCGCGGGCTTCGTCGCGGACGCGACCGACTGCAATGACGCCAGCGCGGCCATCAAGCCCGGCGGCACGGAGGTCTGCGACGCACTGGACAACGACTGTGACGCCCAGGTGGACGAGGGGCTGATGGGCGCCTGGTACCGCGACGCGGACGGTGACGGCTTCGGCGATGCGGCGCAGGAGACACAGGCCTGCGCGAAGCCCACGGGCTACGTGGCGAGCTCCAGCGACTGCAATGACTCCAACGCGGCCATCAAGCCGGGCGCAACGGAGGTGTGCGACTCCGTGGACAACAACTGCAGCGGCGCGGTGGACGAGGGCGTTGCCATCCTGACCTGGTACCGGGACGCGGATGGCGACACCTACGGCACCTCGACCAACACCCTGCAGACGTGCAGCCAGCCCTCGGGCTACGTGGCGGCCGCGGGCGACTGCAACGACGCCAGCGCGAGCATCAAGCCCGGTGCGACGGAGGTGTGTGACAGCGCCGACAACAACTGCAATGGCTCGACGGATGAGGGGGTCGGCTCGACCTTCTACCGCGACGCGGACGGTGACGGCCACGGCAACGCGGGCCTGCCGACGCAGGCGTGCTCGCAGCCCTCCGGCTACGTGTCGAACACCACCGACTGCAACGACTCCAGCGCGAGCATCAAGCCCGGGGCCACGGAGGTGTGCGACAGCGCCGACAACAACTGCAACGGCACGGTGGACGAGGGCGTCGGCTCGACCTGGTACCGCGATGCGGATGGCGACGGCTACGGCAATGCCAGCCAGTCGAGCAATGCGTGCTCGCAGCCCTCGGGGTACGTCTCCAACGTCGGCGACTGCAACGACTCCAGCGCGAGCATCAAGCCCGGAGCCACGGAGGTTTGCGACGGCGTGGACAACAACTGCAGCGGCACGGCGGACGAAGGCGTGGGCTCGACCTTCTACCGCGACGCCGACAGCGACGGCTACGGCACTGCCAGCCAGTCAACCCAGGCGTGCTCGCAGCCCGCGGGCTACGTCTCCAGCTCCAGCGACTGCAACGACTCCAACGCCGGCATCCGGCCTGGTGCCTCCGAGACCTGTGATGGTGCCGACAACAACTGCAACGGCACGGTGGATGAAGGCGTGAAGTCGACCTGGTTCCGCGACGCGGACAGCGATGGCTACGGCAATTTGAACCAGTCCACGCAGGCGTGCTCGAAGCCCTCGGGCTACGTCTCCAACGCCGGCGACTGCAACGACTCCAGCGGGAGCATCAGCCCCAGCGCCTGGGAGGTCTGCGACGGCTCTGACAACGACTGCAATGGCTCGGTGGACGACGGAGTCGGCTCGACCTGGTACCGCGATGTGGATGGCGACGGCTACGGCAACTCCAATAATACGAGAGAGGCGTGCTCGCGGCCCTCGGGCTACGTCTCCAACGACGGCGACTGCAACGACTCCAGCTCGAGCACCCGGCCTGGAGCCACGGAGTTGTGCGACAGCATCGACAACAACTGCAACGGCATGGGTGACGAGCCCGCGAAGCAGACCTACTACCGCGACGCCGACGGCGACAGCTACGGCACTTCGAGCGTGTCGACGCAGCAGTGCTCGCAACCTTCGGGCTACGTCTCCAACACCAGCGACTGCAACGACTCCAACGCTGGCATCCGGCCTGGAGCCACGGAGGTGTGCGACTCGGCGGACAACAACTGCAACGGCTCGGTGGACGAGGGCGTCGGCTCGACCTGGTACCAGGATAAGGATGGCGATGGGTATGGCAGCCCTCAGTGGCTCCTGGCCTGTTCGCGGCCCTCGGGCTTCGTATCCAACGCCAGCGACTGTGATGACTCCAACGGGGGCCTGCATCCAGGGGCCACCGAGGTCTGCGACGGCATCGACAACAACTGCAGCGGCGCGGCGGACGAAGGGAGCGTATGCAGTTGCTCGCCAGGTGAGACCCGGTGCAACGGAACGTGCATCAACACCACCGACGACTTCAATAACTGCGGAGGCTGCGGAGTCCGGTGCCCCAACTACAAGTTCGAGTGCATCGATAGCGTCTGCGAATACATGTGA
- a CDS encoding PhnD/SsuA/transferrin family substrate-binding protein — MSRFVMGLLALSLLGSTLLLSGCTGRDAPESSPAAGQTTASALEARPREQRLPGPPIRIAMSAAFVSESGIGVYSKLADWLAGQLGRQVEFVSGFSYGTISEMIDDGAVDAAFICGYPYVLKQDGPDPTIDVLAAPVMKAPRYGNQPLYFSDLIVRSDSGFRRFEDLKGATLVYNEESSNSGYNMPRSFLIERGLTEGFFGKVLRSGSHEESIRMVASGEADASFVDSLVLDYDRELHFGSAADVRVLMSLGPEAIPPVVVSTTMEPELRRRMGFALTHMHEDAGGRQILDEALISRFEPVEDAHYDGIRRRHALAQRAGFLSLK; from the coding sequence ATGTCGCGATTCGTCATGGGGCTGCTGGCCCTGAGCCTGCTGGGGTCCACCCTGCTGCTCTCCGGGTGTACCGGACGTGACGCCCCGGAGTCCTCGCCCGCCGCCGGGCAGACGACCGCTTCCGCGCTGGAAGCGAGGCCTCGCGAGCAGCGGCTCCCCGGGCCGCCCATCCGCATCGCGATGAGCGCGGCGTTCGTGTCCGAGTCGGGCATCGGCGTCTACTCGAAGCTCGCGGACTGGCTCGCGGGGCAGCTCGGCCGGCAGGTCGAGTTCGTGAGCGGCTTCTCATACGGCACCATCAGCGAGATGATCGACGACGGCGCCGTGGACGCGGCCTTCATCTGTGGCTACCCCTACGTGCTCAAGCAGGACGGGCCCGACCCCACCATCGACGTGCTGGCCGCTCCGGTGATGAAGGCCCCCCGCTACGGCAACCAGCCCCTCTATTTCTCCGACCTCATCGTCCGGAGCGACAGCGGCTTCCGCCGGTTCGAGGACCTGAAGGGCGCGACGCTCGTCTACAACGAGGAGAGCTCGAACTCCGGCTACAACATGCCCCGCTCCTTCCTCATCGAGCGCGGGCTCACGGAGGGCTTCTTCGGGAAGGTCCTCCGCTCGGGCTCGCATGAGGAGTCCATCCGGATGGTGGCGAGCGGCGAGGCCGATGCGAGCTTCGTCGACAGCCTGGTGCTCGACTACGACCGGGAGCTGCACTTCGGCTCCGCCGCCGACGTCCGGGTGCTGATGTCGCTGGGGCCCGAGGCCATCCCCCCGGTGGTTGTCTCGACGACGATGGAGCCCGAGCTGCGGCGGCGCATGGGCTTCGCGCTGACGCACATGCACGAGGATGCGGGGGGGCGCCAGATTCTCGACGAGGCGTTGATCAGCCGCTTCGAACCCGTGGAGGATGCTCATTACGATGGAATCCGCCGACGCCATGCGCTCGCGCAGCGTGCCGGGTTCCTGAGTCTCAAGTGA
- a CDS encoding TetR/AcrR family transcriptional regulator codes for MVATAVAVVREQGLRQLSMRTLAERLGATPMAVYKHVESRDALALLTVEAIFQPLTLPDERLEPVPWLRELAARVRALGLAHRGVMEFLLDEGPVAHTTLVILDRTVRKLHDAGLPWDEAGALHNTFFSWLAGAVRRQEPSPSFQRFFDAAAALPASDYPGLAHSLPHMRATEVEREFEASLGFMLEGIQRRIDARTAPAPKPPRPGQD; via the coding sequence GTGGTGGCAACCGCCGTCGCCGTCGTCCGGGAGCAGGGGCTGCGACAGCTCTCCATGCGGACGCTGGCCGAGCGGCTCGGGGCCACCCCCATGGCCGTGTACAAACACGTCGAGAGCCGCGACGCGCTCGCGCTCCTGACTGTCGAGGCCATCTTCCAACCCCTCACGCTCCCGGATGAGCGCCTGGAGCCCGTGCCCTGGCTCCGGGAGCTGGCGGCGCGGGTGCGCGCCCTCGGCCTGGCGCACCGGGGCGTCATGGAGTTCCTGCTGGATGAGGGCCCCGTGGCCCACACCACGCTCGTCATCCTCGACAGGACGGTCCGCAAGCTGCACGACGCGGGGCTCCCCTGGGACGAGGCGGGAGCGCTGCACAACACCTTCTTCTCCTGGCTGGCGGGAGCGGTCCGCAGGCAGGAGCCCTCCCCTTCCTTCCAGCGGTTCTTCGACGCGGCGGCGGCGCTGCCCGCCTCGGACTACCCCGGCCTCGCCCACAGCCTGCCGCACATGCGGGCCACGGAAGTCGAGCGCGAGTTCGAGGCCAGCCTGGGCTTCATGCTCGAGGGAATCCAGCGGCGCATCGACGCACGGACGGCCCCGGCCCCGAAGCCTCCACGGCCCGGCCAGGACTGA
- a CDS encoding amidohydrolase family protein, producing the protein MGDRWLLRGAEVITCEPGQEDLPRGDVLVEDGLIVALAPELRVDDCRVVDLRGKLVMPGLIDTHRHTWQTPLRALGADWTVMDYLAAVRVKLAPAFRPEDLHAANLAGALEALDAGITTLVDYSHCMQSPEHADAALAALEEARIRALFAYGYAAGPGDSPALPTHASRLQEARRLRRTRLASDDGLVRLGVALTEMQVPWEQSRAELHSARELGVPITAHCSAWPVSGPSEVQRMADEGLLGPDLLFVHCTWSSDEDLARIAGSGGSLAVTPESELQMGMGFPITGRALRRGVRTTLGCDVVSSNGGDLFTAMRLALQVERGRTNERVGLPRELELKAARVLQMVTLEAAQALGLGHVTGSLRPGKQADLVVLSADALNLTPLNRARDAVVLQAHAGNVESVMVRGRWVKLQGALVDVDVASVRRRVVAARDAVLARVGGAAALLAERGELDRHWDTGSGGVTKDA; encoded by the coding sequence ATGGGCGACCGATGGCTGCTTCGTGGGGCGGAGGTCATCACCTGTGAGCCCGGGCAGGAGGACCTGCCGCGCGGCGACGTCCTGGTCGAGGACGGGCTCATCGTCGCGCTCGCCCCCGAGCTGCGCGTCGACGACTGCCGCGTGGTCGACCTGCGCGGGAAGCTCGTCATGCCGGGCCTCATCGATACGCATCGGCACACGTGGCAGACGCCGCTGCGCGCGCTCGGGGCGGACTGGACGGTGATGGACTACCTGGCGGCGGTCCGCGTGAAGCTCGCCCCCGCGTTCCGACCCGAAGACCTCCATGCCGCCAACCTGGCCGGAGCGCTGGAGGCCCTCGACGCGGGCATCACCACCCTCGTCGACTACTCCCACTGCATGCAGTCCCCCGAGCACGCGGACGCCGCGCTCGCCGCGCTGGAGGAGGCCCGCATCCGGGCGCTCTTCGCGTACGGCTATGCGGCGGGGCCCGGCGACAGTCCCGCGCTGCCGACGCACGCGAGCCGGCTCCAGGAGGCCCGGCGCCTGCGGCGCACGCGCCTGGCCTCGGATGACGGCCTGGTGCGGCTGGGCGTTGCCCTGACGGAGATGCAGGTCCCCTGGGAGCAGAGCAGGGCCGAGCTCCACTCGGCGCGCGAGCTTGGCGTCCCCATCACCGCCCATTGCTCCGCGTGGCCCGTGTCGGGCCCGAGCGAAGTCCAGCGGATGGCGGACGAGGGGCTGCTCGGCCCGGACCTGCTCTTCGTCCACTGCACGTGGAGCTCCGACGAGGACCTTGCGCGCATCGCCGGGAGCGGCGGCTCCCTCGCGGTGACGCCGGAGAGCGAGCTGCAGATGGGCATGGGCTTTCCCATCACCGGGCGGGCGCTGCGCCGCGGCGTCCGGACGACGCTCGGCTGCGACGTCGTCTCCAGCAACGGTGGAGACTTGTTCACCGCGATGCGGCTGGCCTTGCAGGTGGAGCGCGGGAGGACGAACGAGCGGGTGGGCCTGCCCCGGGAGCTCGAGCTCAAGGCCGCTCGCGTCCTCCAGATGGTGACGCTCGAGGCCGCGCAGGCCCTGGGCCTGGGACACGTCACGGGCTCGCTCCGTCCCGGCAAGCAGGCGGACCTGGTGGTCCTCTCCGCCGACGCGCTGAACCTGACGCCGCTCAACCGCGCCCGGGACGCGGTGGTGCTCCAGGCCCATGCGGGCAATGTCGAGTCGGTGATGGTCCGCGGCAGGTGGGTGAAGCTCCAGGGCGCCCTGGTCGATGTCGACGTGGCGTCGGTCCGGCGCCGGGTGGTCGCCGCGCGCGACGCGGTGCTCGCCCGCGTGGGCGGAGCGGCCGCGCTCCTCGCCGAGCGGGGGGAGCTCGACAGGCACTGGGACACCGGAAGCGGTGGCGTGACGAAGGACGCCTGA